The Cystobacter fuscus DSM 2262 DNA segment GGGATTCCCGCGTGCACCAGCTGGAGCTTGCCCTTGACTCCCGCCTCGACGATGAAGAGGTCCACGCCCGCGTACAGCTCGGCGTCCACCGAGGCATAGGGCTCCACCCGGCCGTTCACCCCGATGGAGGACACGACGCAGCTCGTCGGCGTCGGCCGGGTCAGCTTGTGCGAGGCGCCGAGGGCGTAGTTGAGGCCCACCGTGCCGGCCACCTTGGCGCCGAGCGTGACGGGCACCACCACGATGACGAAGTGGGTCTGCACGTCCACGAACGTCTTGCTGGCCGACTTCGCGCCGGACACCAGGTTGTACGTGCCGGCGATCAAGTCCTTGTGCTCGTCCACCAGGTGGATGGTGTTGTCGAGGACATCCAGATCGATGTCGGCCCGGACATCGGACACCGTGGCATCCGCCTGGATCAGGGAGACACCGTGGCCGAACGCGCTGCCAGAGGCCTTGAAGAAGCCATGGACCCGGGGAGACATGACACACGCATCGGTCTTGCTCAGGTTGTCGATCGACAGGGACACGTTGTATTCGGCGGAGGCGCCAAAGGTGTCATTGCCCATGCTGTAGCTGTCTCCCGACTCCCACTTCAGGCGCGGCTGGTCCGTGACGGGATCCAGCAGCCCTCCGGCCACGGTGGACAGGGCCTTGAGGTAGAGATCCCGGCGGGTGAAGTACGTCTCCAGCAGGGTGGGGCTGAGGGTGTAGTTCGTGGGCGGGTAGTTGACCGTGCCCGCCGCCATGGCCTTGTTCTTGAGGGCGGCGAAGTTGTTGTCGGTGTAGTCCATGCACCTGGCGTGCTTCTGCTCGCGGTTGCCCTGGTACAGCGAGGTCACCCGCTGCGCGAAGCGCTTGGGGGACCAGTCACACGCGGCGGTGCCTCCGCCGCGCTGGAAGGAGAGGCAGCCGCGTGCCTTGGCGTTGAGCAGGGCCGCCTCGATGGCGTCGTCCAGGGCCTCCAGCCGGTAGAGCAGGCAGATGATCTGATTGCCCGAGCAGGCCAGCGACACCACCGGGACGTCGAAGATGGGGACGGTGGGGGTGATGGGCGGAAGGGTCGGCGGAAGGGCCGACTGGGTGGCGGCCACGGGAGTGGAGGCCGGGGCGAGGCCAGGCAGGGACATCGGAGACAGCACGTCCAGGTCCAACCGGGCCGCTTGGAACACGCTCGAGGGGTCCGGGTTCCAGATCGGATCCCTCCAGTACTGTTCCGAGAAGCGGCCCGGACCCGTTCCTCCGGCGGAGTACACGGGCGGGGGTTTGGGCTGGAGCTTGGCGGCGAGGGTCGCCGCCAGGGACTCGCGCTGGGCGAGCAGCGCGGCGAAGTCCTCCTGCAGCCGGTCCATCTCATACATCTGCTCGTCCAGCAGCCCCGCGTTGAGCTCGCTCATCGCCTTGTGCCAGCTCCAGCTCTCGTTGTAGTAGCTGGCGCCCTGGTCGATGGTGGGCGCGAGCGTGCTGTCAGTGAAGACGACACCGGTGAGCGACAACCCCTTGCGGTGCAGGTTCTTCAGCGTGACGGACACCAGGCCCGGCAGGATGGTGACCTGATCCTTGTCACCAATGCTGATCGGAACCTTGTCGCCCGCGGGCAGCGGTACCGTGAAGAATTGATTCTTCGGCAGACCCGCCTGGAAGGGGATGTTGGGAGTGAAGGGCGTACCGTCCTTGCCGCGCAGCACGGGGTTGACGATGCCCCGCGTCCCGATGGCCGAGGCCGGGATGACGCCATTGACCGCGGGCGCATACGCGGTGTTGAAGATGGCGCGGTAGTTGCTGCCCAGCTTGACGAAGGCATCCTCGAAGACGCTGTAGTCGTAGTACTTCTCGTAGACGTACTCGTTGCACGAGTCGATGACGTTGCCGTTGGCGTTCCACGCGGCGCGCTGCTGCTGGCGCTGGCTCTCCAGGAGGCTGGCGTACAATCCGGAGGAAGGCAGATAGGTCTGGGCCTTGTGCACGCCCCCCAGGTAGAAGCCAGACAGGCCACTCATGGTGCGTGTGTTGGGGTCCTCGTTCTGGATGTAGGCGAGCTTGGTGGCGGCATCCGGGGTGATGCTCGTGTTGCTCGCGTTCCGGGTGGGGGGCACCACCACGGTGCGCTGGGGCGTACGGACCGGGAGGGAGTTGGCCGCCTGCTGGATGAGGGTGTTGCAGGTGGCGTTGGGGTCCGTCCTCGCCTTCTCACGGGCCTGGAGGGCGCACTCCGTCACGGGGTTCTGGCAGTCCGCCAGGGTGGGGAGATACCGGCCGCACTCCGCGGCCTCGGCCTGGGAGAGCGGGGACATGAGGATTCCGCTCGCGGCGACGCCTGCCGCGAGTCGGCGGATGGGGGAAGACATGCGGGACTCCGTTCGAGGAAGAGACGGCTCCGCTCGCGCCCCGACGTCAGGGCACGACGGGAGCCGGAGCTGTCCGGAGGAGGGCCTCGCGCGCGGCCTCCCCCTCGGCTCTCCTACGCGCCTTTTCCTGTTTATTCCCGGCGGGATTTCTGGAGTGGGGCCGGGCCGGCCCGCTCATTCGCCCGACGGGCGCCGCTGCGCCAGTTCACGCAGCGCTCGCCGATCGAGCTTGCCGTTCTGCGTCCGCGGCAGCTCCGGCAGCACGCGGAGCTCGTCGATGATCATGTACCTCGGTAGCCGATCGGCGCAGTGCCGCTTCACCTTGATCAGCGAGGGCGCTGTCTCGGAGGCGCTCACCAGGAAGGCCACCAGCCTCGCCTCGATGCCGGAGCCCGCGGCGACCACGCCCACTTCGCGGATGTCCGGGTGGGTGAGCAGCGCCGCCTCGATATCTCCGGGCTCGATCCTCCGTCCCCGCACCTTCAGCATGTTGTCGCGGCGCCCGAGGTACTCGAAGCTGCCGTCCGGGAGCTGGCGGCAGAGGTCTCCGGTCGCATACGGCCGGTCCTCTTGGGGCGGCTGGCCCCAGTAGCCCAGCATCACCGTGGGCCCCTCCACCATCAACTCACCCACCTCGGCGTCGCCCCCCTGCCGTGCTTCCTCGGAATCCGCTGGCGGCCGGGCCAGCCAGACCCGATTTCCGCAGCTCGCACGGCCGATCGGAACCGGCTCGGTGCGCTCGGGGGCAATGTCCGTCACCTCGTGGAAGGTGCAGACGTTCGTCTCGGTGGGGCCGTAGAGGTTGAAGAACCGTGCGCCTCGCAGGTGCTCCCGCAGGGGTCTCAGGTGCTTGATGGGGAAGGGCTCTCCCGCGAACAGCATGGCTCGGAAGGGCAGCTCCGGGTGCCTCAACAGCCCACCGTCCTGCATCATCAGGATGAGCGCCGAGGGCACCGAGTACCAGATGGTGAACCGCTCTCGCAGCACCAGCTCCACCAGCTTCTCGGGCGCGAAGGCCAGCGTTTCGGGGATCAGGGTGACGGAGGCGCCCCCGAGGAATGCCGCATAGAGATCCAGGACCGAGAGATCGAAGAAGAACGGGGCGTGGTTGCTGAAGCGATCGGCCGGGGTGGTGCCCAGCAACTCGTGACACCACTGGATGAAGGCCAGCGCGTTTTGCTGGCTGATGCACACGCCCTTGGGCGTTCCCGTGGAGCCGGACGTATAGAGGATGAAGGCCAGATCGTGGTCGCCCGAACCGTGCCAGGGCAGCGGCTCCGAGGAGAAGCCGGACAGCCGGGCCCATGACAGCTCCGGGCCCTCGTCGTCCACCAGCAGGACGCGGAGCCGGTCCATGCCGCCGCCGCGCAGCCCGGCTGCGTGTGTGGCGTTGGTCACGAGCACGTCAATCCGGCAGTCATCGAGGATGAGCCGCGTCCGCGCCGCCGGGTTCAGCGGATCCAGCGGCACGTAGGCGGCACCGAGCCGGGCGATGCCCTGCATCGCGGCCACCGCGCGCGCGGACTTCTCCGTCCACAGCCCCACCCGGTCCCCCTTCTTCACCCCCATCCCCTGCAGGGCGCGGGCGATCCGGTTGGCGAGCGCGTCCAGTTGGCCGTAGGTGAACGTCTCATCCGGGCCCTTGACGGCGATGGCCTCGGGGGTCCGCGCCGCGGTGCGGCTCACGATCTGATCGAGTGTCATAGGCCCAGGTGGCTGGCGATGATGTCGCGCTGAATCTCGGAGGTGCCGGAGAAGATCGTGCTGGGAATGGCGTCGCGCAGCACCCGCTCGATTCCCGTCTCGGTCATGTACCCCATTCCGCCGTGGATCTGGATGGCGTCCAGGCCGCACTGAACCGCGGCCTCGCTGATCGCCAGCTTCGCGAGCGACACTTCCATCACCGCCTCCTCGCCCCGATCCATCCGCCAGCAGGCCTGGTACAGCAGCAGCCGCGAGGCCTCGAGCCGCTGCTTCATGTCCGCCAGCCGGTGGGAGACGGCCTGGTTTTTTCCGATCGGTCGCTTGAATTGCTTGCGCTG contains these protein-coding regions:
- a CDS encoding amino acid adenylation domain-containing protein, encoding MTLDQIVSRTAARTPEAIAVKGPDETFTYGQLDALANRIARALQGMGVKKGDRVGLWTEKSARAVAAMQGIARLGAAYVPLDPLNPAARTRLILDDCRIDVLVTNATHAAGLRGGGMDRLRVLLVDDEGPELSWARLSGFSSEPLPWHGSGDHDLAFILYTSGSTGTPKGVCISQQNALAFIQWCHELLGTTPADRFSNHAPFFFDLSVLDLYAAFLGGASVTLIPETLAFAPEKLVELVLRERFTIWYSVPSALILMMQDGGLLRHPELPFRAMLFAGEPFPIKHLRPLREHLRGARFFNLYGPTETNVCTFHEVTDIAPERTEPVPIGRASCGNRVWLARPPADSEEARQGGDAEVGELMVEGPTVMLGYWGQPPQEDRPYATGDLCRQLPDGSFEYLGRRDNMLKVRGRRIEPGDIEAALLTHPDIREVGVVAAGSGIEARLVAFLVSASETAPSLIKVKRHCADRLPRYMIIDELRVLPELPRTQNGKLDRRALRELAQRRPSGE